Proteins encoded by one window of Nicotiana tabacum cultivar K326 chromosome 10, ASM71507v2, whole genome shotgun sequence:
- the LOC107810325 gene encoding uncharacterized protein LOC107810325 isoform X5, giving the protein MRNIHDNSDSELELEPALPSSHPFFLHPSDNPGIMLVAKQFNGSCFGAWRRGIIIALSAKKKIGFINGAYVKPSLTSSLYEPWEQCNNMVISWILNSPDPDIAQSVIYSKSAKSLWDELNQRYGQSNGARMYEVQKDLSSISQGSSDVSGYFTRIKRLWDEMESLDADSYCVCECTCGDKHKMIKREQNQKLMQFLMGLNEAYSNARGNILMMESLPDISKAYSLIIQDEKQRGIHNVTSYNQKAPQSVNPNQRYNFNNRTTQNFNNLTTQNFNNQKGYVDPKKLFCKYCKKNGHVIEKCYKLHGFPQNFKFGNKNVRIAANMLSSADPKSDGGPDTTLSPNTITPEQYKQIMNILQNVQVDDPQNQNQSVSSAANFTVC; this is encoded by the coding sequence ATGAGGAACATACATGACAACAGTGATTCCGAACTTGAACTTGAACCTGCCTTACCTTCATCTCATCCTTTTTTCCTACATCCGTCTGATAATCCTGGTATTATGTTAGTAGCTAAACAATTTAATGGTTCATGCTTTGGGGCTTGGAGGAGAGGGATCATTATAGCTTTGTCTGCAAAGAAGAAGATAGGTTTCATCAATGGTGCATATGTTAAACCCTCTCTTACTTCTTCACTATACGAACCATGGGAACAGTGTAATAATATGGTGATTAGCTGGATTTTGAATTCTCCAGATCCGGACATAGCACAAAGTGTGATATATTCCAAATCTGCTAAAAGTCTTTGGGATGAATTGAATCAGAGATATGGTCAATCCAATGGTGCTAGGATGTATGAGGTACAGAAGGACTTGAGCTCTATCTCTCAAGGTTCCTCTGATGTCAGTGGTTATTTTACTAGGATAAAAAGGTTGTGGGATGAGATGGAATCTCTGGATGCTGACTCTTATTGTGTGTGTGAGTGTACCTGTGGGGATAAACACAagatgatcaaaagagaacaGAATCAAAAACTAATGCAGTTTTTGATGGGTTTAAATGAAGCATATAGTAATGCTCGGGGAAACATTCTTATGATGGAGTCTCTGCCAGACATCAGTAAAGCTTACTCACTGATTATTCAGGATGAGAAGCAAAGGGGTATACATAATGTGACAAGCTACAATCAAAAAGCACCACAATCTGTCAATCCTAATCAGAGATACAATTTCAACAATCGCACAACTCAGAATTTCAACAATCTTACTACTCAGAATTTCAATAATCAGAAGGGTTATGTTGATCCTAAGAAGCTGTTTTGCAAGTATTGCAAGAAAAATGGGCATGTGATAGAAAAATGCTACAAACTTCATGGTTTTCCTCAAAATTTCAAGTTTGGAAATAAGAATGTGCGGATTGCTGCTAATATGCTTTCTTCTGCTGATCCAAAATCTGATGGTGGTCCTGACACTACTCTTTCCCCAAATACAATTACTCCAGAACAATACAAGCAGATCATGAATATTCTTCAAAATGTTCAGGTTGATGATCCACAGAATCAGAATCAGTCCGTCTCTAGTGCAGCTAATTTTACAG
- the LOC107810325 gene encoding uncharacterized protein LOC107810325 isoform X3 codes for MRNIHDNSDSELELEPALPSSHPFFLHPSDNPGIMLVAKQFNGSCFGAWRRGIIIALSAKKKIGFINGAYVKPSLTSSLYEPWEQCNNMVISWILNSPDPDIAQSVIYSKSAKSLWDELNQRYGQSNGARMYEVQKDLSSISQGSSDVSGYFTRIKRLWDEMESLDADSYCVCECTCGDKHKMIKREQNQKLMQFLMGLNEAYSNARGNILMMESLPDISKAYSLIIQDEKQRGIHNVTSYNQKAPQSVNPNQRYNFNNRTTQNFNNLTTQNFNNQKGYVDPKKLFCKYCKKNGHVIEKCYKLHGFPQNFKFGNKNVRIAANMLSSADPKSDGGPDTTLSPNTITPEQYKQIMNILQNVQVDDPQNQNQSVSSAANFTGCNWQICLPSPYLV; via the coding sequence ATGAGGAACATACATGACAACAGTGATTCCGAACTTGAACTTGAACCTGCCTTACCTTCATCTCATCCTTTTTTCCTACATCCGTCTGATAATCCTGGTATTATGTTAGTAGCTAAACAATTTAATGGTTCATGCTTTGGGGCTTGGAGGAGAGGGATCATTATAGCTTTGTCTGCAAAGAAGAAGATAGGTTTCATCAATGGTGCATATGTTAAACCCTCTCTTACTTCTTCACTATACGAACCATGGGAACAGTGTAATAATATGGTGATTAGCTGGATTTTGAATTCTCCAGATCCGGACATAGCACAAAGTGTGATATATTCCAAATCTGCTAAAAGTCTTTGGGATGAATTGAATCAGAGATATGGTCAATCCAATGGTGCTAGGATGTATGAGGTACAGAAGGACTTGAGCTCTATCTCTCAAGGTTCCTCTGATGTCAGTGGTTATTTTACTAGGATAAAAAGGTTGTGGGATGAGATGGAATCTCTGGATGCTGACTCTTATTGTGTGTGTGAGTGTACCTGTGGGGATAAACACAagatgatcaaaagagaacaGAATCAAAAACTAATGCAGTTTTTGATGGGTTTAAATGAAGCATATAGTAATGCTCGGGGAAACATTCTTATGATGGAGTCTCTGCCAGACATCAGTAAAGCTTACTCACTGATTATTCAGGATGAGAAGCAAAGGGGTATACATAATGTGACAAGCTACAATCAAAAAGCACCACAATCTGTCAATCCTAATCAGAGATACAATTTCAACAATCGCACAACTCAGAATTTCAACAATCTTACTACTCAGAATTTCAATAATCAGAAGGGTTATGTTGATCCTAAGAAGCTGTTTTGCAAGTATTGCAAGAAAAATGGGCATGTGATAGAAAAATGCTACAAACTTCATGGTTTTCCTCAAAATTTCAAGTTTGGAAATAAGAATGTGCGGATTGCTGCTAATATGCTTTCTTCTGCTGATCCAAAATCTGATGGTGGTCCTGACACTACTCTTTCCCCAAATACAATTACTCCAGAACAATACAAGCAGATCATGAATATTCTTCAAAATGTTCAGGTTGATGATCCACAGAATCAGAATCAGTCCGTCTCTAGTGCAGCTAATTTTACAG
- the LOC107810325 gene encoding uncharacterized protein LOC107810325 isoform X4, with translation MRNIHDNSDSELELEPALPSSHPFFLHPSDNPGIMLVAKQFNGSCFGAWRRGIIIALSAKKKIGFINGAYVKPSLTSSLYEPWEQCNNMVISWILNSPDPDIAQSVIYSKSAKSLWDELNQRYGQSNGARMYEVQKDLSSISQGSSDVSGYFTRIKRLWDEMESLDADSYCVCECTCGDKHKMIKREQNQKLMQFLMGLNEAYSNARGNILMMESLPDISKAYSLIIQDEKQRGIHNVTSYNQKAPQSVNPNQRYNFNNRTTQNFNNLTTQNFNNQKGYVDPKKLFCKYCKKNGHVIEKCYKLHGFPQNFKFGNKNVRIAANMLSSADPKSDGGPDTTLSPNTITPEQYKQIMNILQNVQVDDPQNQNQSVSSAANFTGPFSEEAIGTW, from the coding sequence ATGAGGAACATACATGACAACAGTGATTCCGAACTTGAACTTGAACCTGCCTTACCTTCATCTCATCCTTTTTTCCTACATCCGTCTGATAATCCTGGTATTATGTTAGTAGCTAAACAATTTAATGGTTCATGCTTTGGGGCTTGGAGGAGAGGGATCATTATAGCTTTGTCTGCAAAGAAGAAGATAGGTTTCATCAATGGTGCATATGTTAAACCCTCTCTTACTTCTTCACTATACGAACCATGGGAACAGTGTAATAATATGGTGATTAGCTGGATTTTGAATTCTCCAGATCCGGACATAGCACAAAGTGTGATATATTCCAAATCTGCTAAAAGTCTTTGGGATGAATTGAATCAGAGATATGGTCAATCCAATGGTGCTAGGATGTATGAGGTACAGAAGGACTTGAGCTCTATCTCTCAAGGTTCCTCTGATGTCAGTGGTTATTTTACTAGGATAAAAAGGTTGTGGGATGAGATGGAATCTCTGGATGCTGACTCTTATTGTGTGTGTGAGTGTACCTGTGGGGATAAACACAagatgatcaaaagagaacaGAATCAAAAACTAATGCAGTTTTTGATGGGTTTAAATGAAGCATATAGTAATGCTCGGGGAAACATTCTTATGATGGAGTCTCTGCCAGACATCAGTAAAGCTTACTCACTGATTATTCAGGATGAGAAGCAAAGGGGTATACATAATGTGACAAGCTACAATCAAAAAGCACCACAATCTGTCAATCCTAATCAGAGATACAATTTCAACAATCGCACAACTCAGAATTTCAACAATCTTACTACTCAGAATTTCAATAATCAGAAGGGTTATGTTGATCCTAAGAAGCTGTTTTGCAAGTATTGCAAGAAAAATGGGCATGTGATAGAAAAATGCTACAAACTTCATGGTTTTCCTCAAAATTTCAAGTTTGGAAATAAGAATGTGCGGATTGCTGCTAATATGCTTTCTTCTGCTGATCCAAAATCTGATGGTGGTCCTGACACTACTCTTTCCCCAAATACAATTACTCCAGAACAATACAAGCAGATCATGAATATTCTTCAAAATGTTCAGGTTGATGATCCACAGAATCAGAATCAGTCCGTCTCTAGTGCAGCTAATTTTACAG
- the LOC107810325 gene encoding uncharacterized protein LOC107810325 isoform X2 encodes MRNIHDNSDSELELEPALPSSHPFFLHPSDNPGIMLVAKQFNGSCFGAWRRGIIIALSAKKKIGFINGAYVKPSLTSSLYEPWEQCNNMVISWILNSPDPDIAQSVIYSKSAKSLWDELNQRYGQSNGARMYEVQKDLSSISQGSSDVSGYFTRIKRLWDEMESLDADSYCVCECTCGDKHKMIKREQNQKLMQFLMGLNEAYSNARGNILMMESLPDISKAYSLIIQDEKQRGIHNVTSYNQKAPQSVNPNQRYNFNNRTTQNFNNLTTQNFNNQKGYVDPKKLFCKYCKKNGHVIEKCYKLHGFPQNFKFGNKNVRIAANMLSSADPKSDGGPDTTLSPNTITPEQYKQIMNILQNVQVDDPQNQNQSVSSAANFTAGCNWQICLPSPYLV; translated from the coding sequence ATGAGGAACATACATGACAACAGTGATTCCGAACTTGAACTTGAACCTGCCTTACCTTCATCTCATCCTTTTTTCCTACATCCGTCTGATAATCCTGGTATTATGTTAGTAGCTAAACAATTTAATGGTTCATGCTTTGGGGCTTGGAGGAGAGGGATCATTATAGCTTTGTCTGCAAAGAAGAAGATAGGTTTCATCAATGGTGCATATGTTAAACCCTCTCTTACTTCTTCACTATACGAACCATGGGAACAGTGTAATAATATGGTGATTAGCTGGATTTTGAATTCTCCAGATCCGGACATAGCACAAAGTGTGATATATTCCAAATCTGCTAAAAGTCTTTGGGATGAATTGAATCAGAGATATGGTCAATCCAATGGTGCTAGGATGTATGAGGTACAGAAGGACTTGAGCTCTATCTCTCAAGGTTCCTCTGATGTCAGTGGTTATTTTACTAGGATAAAAAGGTTGTGGGATGAGATGGAATCTCTGGATGCTGACTCTTATTGTGTGTGTGAGTGTACCTGTGGGGATAAACACAagatgatcaaaagagaacaGAATCAAAAACTAATGCAGTTTTTGATGGGTTTAAATGAAGCATATAGTAATGCTCGGGGAAACATTCTTATGATGGAGTCTCTGCCAGACATCAGTAAAGCTTACTCACTGATTATTCAGGATGAGAAGCAAAGGGGTATACATAATGTGACAAGCTACAATCAAAAAGCACCACAATCTGTCAATCCTAATCAGAGATACAATTTCAACAATCGCACAACTCAGAATTTCAACAATCTTACTACTCAGAATTTCAATAATCAGAAGGGTTATGTTGATCCTAAGAAGCTGTTTTGCAAGTATTGCAAGAAAAATGGGCATGTGATAGAAAAATGCTACAAACTTCATGGTTTTCCTCAAAATTTCAAGTTTGGAAATAAGAATGTGCGGATTGCTGCTAATATGCTTTCTTCTGCTGATCCAAAATCTGATGGTGGTCCTGACACTACTCTTTCCCCAAATACAATTACTCCAGAACAATACAAGCAGATCATGAATATTCTTCAAAATGTTCAGGTTGATGATCCACAGAATCAGAATCAGTCCGTCTCTAGTGCAGCTAATTTTACAG